A genomic stretch from Falco naumanni isolate bFalNau1 chromosome 8, bFalNau1.pat, whole genome shotgun sequence includes:
- the SPC25 gene encoding kinetochore protein Spc25 encodes MANIKTEDEIILFEREMKEFWTKLKSIYDTELISETLVLRDSCKESIKMLSEKWSKKLKEGDLMIDKIHEYSKEILQQSQHVSENQKRLTEIKSNLNQEEEQRKDLTDSIQELKEELLKKKEIISSKNKATKERVERLCKFKALFEERLGLEIRRIHNEQLQFIFRHIDHKDPDKPYVFTLSINEQGDYEVTSCSPPLDCIEEFQLKVRETNNFSAFVANIRKAFTALSCNQSV; translated from the exons ATGGCGAATATAAAGACAGAAGATGAAATAATCCTCTTCgaaagagaaatgaaggagTTTTGGAccaaattaaaaagtatttatgaCACTGAACTGATCAGTGAGACTTTAGTACTAAGAGATTCATGCAAGGAGTccataaaaatgctttcag AGAAATGGTCTAAGAAGCTGAAAGAAGGAGATCTGATGATTGATAAAATTCACGAGTATAGCAAAG AGATcctccagcagagccagcacgtgtcagaaaatcaaaagcgtttgacagaaataaaatctaaccTAAATCAAGAAGAAGAGCAAAGGAAGGACTTAACTGACAGCATTCAGGAGCTTAAAGAAGagttgctgaagaaaaaggaaa TAATATCTTCTAAAAACAAAGCCACTAAGGAGAGAGTGGAACGACTATGCAAGTTCAAAGCATTGTTTGAAGAGCGGCTTGGATTGGAGATACGCAGAATTCACA ATGAACAATTACAGTTTATATTCAGACACATTGACCACAAAGATCCTGACAAGCCATATGTATTTACGCTTTCCATAAATGAACAAGGAGATTATGAAG TGACTTCCTGTTCTCCTCCTCTGGACTGTATAGAAGAGTTCCAGCTCAAAGTCAGAGAAACTAacaatttttctgcatttgttgcAAACATCAGAAAAGCTTTCACTGCTTTATCTTGTAATCAGTCTGTATAA
- the G6PC2 gene encoding glucose-6-phosphatase 2 isoform X2, protein MAGYSTPIQYKGNVNHLLSLFNSSSPWFSFSIARNLRLKELYYISSTVESIKMDLLHSNGVLIIQHLQRDYRAYQDFLNFMSHVGDPRNIFSIYFPLWFQLNQVVGTKMIWVAVIGDWFNLIFKWILFGHRPYWWVQETMIYPNQSSPCLEQFPITCETGPGSPSGHAMGSSCVWYVMVTAALSYTVRWKDKSAVALHRHPCGRSI, encoded by the exons ATGGCCGGGTACAGCACGCCGATACAATATAAAGGCAACGTCAATCACCTTCTCTCACTTTTTAATAGTTCCTCTCCATGGTTCTCATTCTCCATCGCTAGAAACTTAAGATTAAAGGAACTTTATTATATTTCAAGTACAGTTGAATCCATTAAGATGGATCTCCTTCATAGCAATGGCGTGCTTATCATTCAGCATTTACAGAGGGACTACAGGGCTTACCAGGATTTCCTTAATTTTATGTCACATGTTGGTGATCCCCGGAATATATTctcaatttattttcctctttggtTTCAGCTCAACCAAGTGGTTGGTACTAAAATGATATGGGTGGCAGTCATTGGTGATTGGTTCAACCTCATATTTAAATG gaTTTTATTTGGCCATCGCCCATACTGGTGGGTGCAAGAAACAATGATTTATCCCAACCAGTCAAGCCCATGCCTTGAACAGTTTCCTATAACATGTGAAACCGGACCAG gaAGTCCATCTGGACATGCCATGGGATCTTCCTGTGTCTGGTATGTAATGGTCACAGCAGCACTTAGCTACACAGTTAGATGGAAAGATAAATCAGCAGTTGCCCTTCACAG GCATCCTTGTGGCAGAAGCATTTGA
- the G6PC2 gene encoding glucose-6-phosphatase 2 isoform X1 — MAGYSTPIQYKGNVNHLLSLFNSSSPWFSFSIARNLRLKELYYISSTVESIKMDLLHSNGVLIIQHLQRDYRAYQDFLNFMSHVGDPRNIFSIYFPLWFQLNQVVGTKMIWVAVIGDWFNLIFKWILFGHRPYWWVQETMIYPNQSSPCLEQFPITCETGPGSPSGHAMGSSCVWYVMVTAALSYTVRWKDKSAVALHRLTWSFLWSIFWLIQISVCISRVFIATHFPHQVFLGVFAGILVAEAFEHTPAIQTASLRMYIKTNLFLFIFALGFYLVLKLLDIDLLWSVPKAKKWCANPDWINIDTTPFAGLVRNLGALFGLGLGINSEMFTTSCKGKNSCKRSFRILCIAASLATLQLYNFIKIPTHTEYLFYILSFCKSAAMPLTVVALVPYCVHSLMRTTEKKLN; from the exons ATGGCCGGGTACAGCACGCCGATACAATATAAAGGCAACGTCAATCACCTTCTCTCACTTTTTAATAGTTCCTCTCCATGGTTCTCATTCTCCATCGCTAGAAACTTAAGATTAAAGGAACTTTATTATATTTCAAGTACAGTTGAATCCATTAAGATGGATCTCCTTCATAGCAATGGCGTGCTTATCATTCAGCATTTACAGAGGGACTACAGGGCTTACCAGGATTTCCTTAATTTTATGTCACATGTTGGTGATCCCCGGAATATATTctcaatttattttcctctttggtTTCAGCTCAACCAAGTGGTTGGTACTAAAATGATATGGGTGGCAGTCATTGGTGATTGGTTCAACCTCATATTTAAATG gaTTTTATTTGGCCATCGCCCATACTGGTGGGTGCAAGAAACAATGATTTATCCCAACCAGTCAAGCCCATGCCTTGAACAGTTTCCTATAACATGTGAAACCGGACCAG gaAGTCCATCTGGACATGCCATGGGATCTTCCTGTGTCTGGTATGTAATGGTCACAGCAGCACTTAGCTACACAGTTAGATGGAAAGATAAATCAGCAGTTGCCCTTCACAG ACTGACATGGTCATTCCTCTGGAGTATTTTTTGGCTTATCCAGATCAGTGTGTGCATCTCGAGAGTATTCATAGCAACACATTTCCCTCATCAAGTTTTTCTTGGAGTATTTGCTG GCATCCTTGTGGCAGAAGCATTTGAGCATACCCCTGCTATTCAGACAGCAAGCTTGAGAATGTACATCAAGacaaacttgtttcttttcatctttgcCCTTGGCTTTTATCTAGTCCTCAAGCTTCTTGATATTGACTTGCTATGGTCTGTGCCGAAGGCCAAGAAGTGGTGTGCCAACCCAGACTGGATAAACATTGACACAACTCCGTTTGCTGGACTGGTGAGGAATTTAGGGGCGCTCTTTGGCTTAGGTCTCGGaattaattctgaaatgttCACCACAAGCTGCAAAGGTAAAAATAGCTGTAAGAGAAGTTTCCGTATATTGTGTATAGCTGCTTCTTTAGCTACGCTGCAGCTGTATAATTTCATTAAGATACCTACTCATACTGAGTATTTATTCTACATTCTCTCTTTTTGTAAGAGTGCAGCTATGCCTCTGACTGTAGTTGCCTTGGTTCCATACTGTGTCCACTCGTTAATGAGgacaactgaaaagaaacttaaTTAG